From the Lathyrus oleraceus cultivar Zhongwan6 chromosome 4, CAAS_Psat_ZW6_1.0, whole genome shotgun sequence genome, one window contains:
- the LOC127073622 gene encoding myb family transcription factor EFM: MASPSELGLDCKPHSYSMLLKSVGEQSDQTYKLEEFLSRLEEERLKIDAFKRELPLCMQLLTNAMEASKQQLQAYKVSQGVTKPILEEFIPVKEVTSSETMEKTTNNNVCDKANWMTSAQLWSQTTEAAKQQNSAKETTESNNIGFNISPKHRNGGAFLPFSKERNNSSCQNQGLPELALASNQKEVDDKKHVADEKGEKRENTEEKGSPIASSHTQTTSNNSNQTHRKARRCWSPDLHRRFVNALQMLGGSQVATPKQIRELMKVDGLTNDEVKSHLQKYRLHTRRPSLSAQTGAPPAQLVVLGGIWVPPEYATAHSGGATTLYGGHPTSHHVTLPHYCTAPGQEYYTTVPPQQHQQLLPPPHHMHHVYKATPHGQGSPETGGDGLESIENGKSESGSWKEGSSENEGERKGFVEESNGSQITLKF; the protein is encoded by the exons ATGGCATCACCATCTGAACTAGGCTTGGATTGCAAGCCACATAGCTACTCCATGTTACTCAAATCGGTTGGAGAACAAAGTGATCAAACCTACAAACTCGAAGAGTTTCTTTCTCGTTTGGAAGAAGAACGTCTCAAGATTGATGCGTTCAAGCGCGAGCTTCCTCTCTGCATGCAACTTCTCACAAACG CTATGGAGGCATCGAAGCAACAACTTCAAGCTTACAAAGTGAGTCAAGGAGTTACAAAGCCGATTCTAGAAGAATTCATACCGGTAAAGGAAGTAACATCATCAGAAACCATGGAAAAGACAACAAATAATAATGTATGTGATAAAGCAAATTGGATGACAAGTGCTCAACTATGGAGTCAAACGACTGAAGCAGCAAAACAACAAAATTCCGCAAAAGAAACCACCGAAAGCAACAATATTGGATTCAACATTAGTCCGAAACATAGAAACGGTGGAGCCTTTTTACCATTCTCAAAAGAAAGAAACAACTCATCATGCCAAAATCAAGGTCTTCCCGAACTAGCACTTGCCTCTAACCAGAAAGAGGTTGATGACAAGAAACACGTTGCAGACGAAAAAGGAGAGAAGAGAGAAAACACCGAAGAAAAAGGGAGTCCAATAGCATCATCACATACTCAAACAACAAGCAACAATTCAAACCAAACTCATAGGAAAGCAAGAAGGTGTTGGTCACCTGACTTGCACCGCAGATTCGTTAATGCTCTTCAAATGCTCGGTGGATCTCAAG TGGCAACACCAAAACAGATAAGGGAATTGATGAAAGTGGATGGTTTGACCAATGATGAAGTTAAAAGCCATTTGCAG AAATATAGGCTACACACAAGAAGACCAAGCCTAAGTGCACAAACAGGTGCACCACCAGCACAGTTAGTTGTTTTAGGAGGAATATGGGTCCCACCGGAATACGCCACGGCGCATTCAGGAGGAGCAACTACTCTCTACGGTGGACATCCTACTTCTCATCATGTGACTCTCCCGCACTACTGTACTGCACCTGGTCAGGAGTATTACACTACTGTGCCGCCGCAGCAGCATCAGCAGCTACTTCCGCCGCCTCACCACATGCACCATGTTTACAAGGCGACACCGCACGGTCAGGGCTCGCCGGAGACGGGTGGAGATGGGCTGGAGAGTATTGAGAATGGGAAGTCGGAGAGTGGTAGCTGGAAAGAAGGGAGTTCTGAGAATGAAGGAGAGAGGAAAGGGTTTGTTGAAGAGAGCAATGGGAGTCAAATCACTCTCAAATTTTAA